The following are encoded together in the Osmerus eperlanus chromosome 18, fOsmEpe2.1, whole genome shotgun sequence genome:
- the crybb1 gene encoding beta-crystallin B1, protein MSQTAKSASNQGTDAKDKGAPAATSKATKTGDPGMGSFRIMLFDQENFQGRMMEVQNECMNVCDRGMDRVRSIIVECGPFVAFEQTNFRGEMFILEKGEYPRWDTWSNSYRSDCLMSLRPIRMDSMEHKICLFELCDFKGNKMEIQEDDVPTLWAHGFTDRVGSVRVPGGVWVGYQYPGYRGYQYLFECGDYRHYNEFCAFQPQIQSMRRVRDMQFHQRGCFNFTAASK, encoded by the exons ATGTCTCAGACTGCCAAGTCCGCCTCCAACCAGGGCACTGATGCCAAGGACAAGGGTGCCCCCGCTGCCACCAGCAAGGCCACCAAGACCGGAGACCCTGGCATGGGTTCCTTCAGA ATCATGCTGTTCGACCAGGAGAACTTCCAGGGAAGAATGATGGAGGTCCAGAAcgagtgtatgaatgtgtgtgaccGCGGCATGGATAGAGTGCGCAGTATCATCGTGGAGTGCGGCCC cttTGTTGCCTTTGAGCAGACTAACTTCCGTGGGGAGATGTTCATCCTGGAGAAGGGCGAGTATCCTCGCTGGGATACCTGGAGCAACTCTTACCGCAGCGACTGCCTCATGTCCCTCAGGCCCATCCGCATG GACAGCATGGAGCACAAGATCTGCCTGTTTGAGCTGTGCGACTTCAAGGGCAACAAGATGGAGATCCAGGAGGATGACGTGCCCACCCTCTGGGCGCATGGTTTCACCGACAGAGTGGGCAGCGTGAGGGTGCCTGGCGGAGT gtgGGTGGGTTACCAGTATCCCGGCTACAGAGGCTACCAGTACCTGTTCGAGTGTGGTGATTACAGACACTACAACGAGTTCTGCGCCTTCCAGCCCCAGATCCAGTCCATGCGTCGTGTCAGGGAtatgcagttccaccagagagGATGCTTCAACTTCACCGCCGCCAGCAAGTGA
- the acads gene encoding short-chain specific acyl-CoA dehydrogenase, mitochondrial has product MAALFKAKKALGLCLSGCRGLTQLAELPEMHQMLRQTCRDYADRELAPIAAQLDKEHRYPAKQVRELGQMGVMAIEVPEELGGAGMDYLAYSLAVEEISRGCASTGVVVSVNNSLYIGPVLKYGTEEQKREWIPPFTTGEKVGCFSLSEPGNGSDAGAASTLAQQDGDEWVLNGTKAWITNSWDASATVVFATTDKKLKHKGISAFLVPMPHPGLSLGKKEDKLGIRASSTANIILEDCRIPLGNMLGPRGAGFKIAMQTLDSGRIGIASQALGIAQASLDCAADYSHKRIAFGAPIGKMQAIQFKLADMAVALESARLLTWKSALLRDAKMPYSKEAAMAKLAASEAATFCAHQAIQVLGGMGYVTDMPAERHYRDARITEIYEGTSEIQRLVIAGQLLKEYKQ; this is encoded by the exons ATGGCAGCACTTTTCAAAGCAAAGAAAG ccctggGGCTGTGTCTAAGTGGCTGTCGTGGACTAACACAGCTTGCCGAGCTACCTGAGATGCACCAGATGCTCAGGCAGACGTGTAGAGACTACGCAGACCGAGAACTAGCCCCTATTGCCGCGCAACTAGACAAGGAACACAGGTACCCTGCCAAACAG GTACGGGAGCTGGGGCAGATGGGTGTGATGGCCATCGAGGTACCAGAGGAACTTGGTGGAGCTGGGATGGACTACCTGGCCTACAGTCTGGCCGTGGAGGAGATCAGTCGAGGATGTGCCAGTACAGGAGTGGTGGTTTCTGTCAACAAC TCTCTCTACATTGGCCCAGTGTTAAAGTATGGAACGGAGGAGCAGAAACGTGAGTGGATTCCTCCCTTCACCACAGGAGAGAAGGTTGGCTGCTTCTCCCTCAGtgaaccag GCAACGGCAGTGACGCGGGGGCGGCGTCTACGCTGGCCCAGCAGGACGGGGACGAGTGGGTGCTGAACGGGACGAAGGCCTGGATCACCAACAGCTGGGACGCCTCCGCCACGGTCGTCTTCGCTACGACCGACAAGAAACTCAAACACAAG GGCATCAGTGCTTTCCTGGTCCCCATGCCTCACCCGGGCCTGTCCCTGGGCAAGAAGGAGGACAAGCTGGGCATCAGGGCGTCGTCCACCGCCAACATCATCCTGGAGGACTGCAGGATACCACTGGGCAACATGCTGGGCCCCCGAGGGGCAGGGTTCAAGATCGCCATG CAAACCCTGGACAGTGGGCGTATCGGTATAGCCTCCCAGGCCCTTGGGATTGCACAGGCTTCCCTAGACTGCGCCGCGGACTACTCCCACAAACGCATTGCGTTCGGCGCCCCCATCGGCAAGATGCAGGCCATACAG TTTAAACTGGCCGACATGGCCGTGGCGTTGGAGAGCGCTCGCCTGCTCACTTGGAAATCGGCGCTGCTACGAGATGCCAAGATGCCCTACTCGAAG GAAGCAGCCATGGCCAAACTGGCAGCGTCTGAGGCTGCCACCTTCTGCGCTCACCAG GCCATCCAAGTTTTGGGAGGAATGGGTTATGTGACGGACATGCCCGCAGAAAGACACTACCGGGACGCACGCATCACAGAAATCTACGAGGGCACCAGTGAGATCCAGAGGCTGGTCATCGCCGGACAGCTACTCAAGGAATACAAGCAGTAG
- the cldn5b gene encoding claudin-5b: MLSACLEYLGLGFCVAGSLLGMVACGLPMWKVTAFIESNILVAQTIWDGLWMSCVVQSTGQMQCKTHDSVLALTQDLQTARALTVISAVLGAAGLTVTIAGAQCTNCLTTESVKAKVVNAGGVIYIISGLFALAPLCWMANRIIVDFYDPAVPPSMKREIGASIYIGWAATALLLLGGTLLCCSCPENVRGAYSIKYAPTKSITSNGEFDKKHYV, translated from the coding sequence ATGCTTTCGGCGTGTCTGGAGTATCTGGGCCTGGGGTTTTGCGTCGCTGGATCATTACTGGGGATGGTCGCATGTGGTCTTCCCATGTGGAAGGTGACTGCGTTCATTGAGTCAAACATTCTCGTCGCTCAGACCATCTGGGACGGTCTCTGGATGTCTTGCGTGGTGCAAAGCACAGGACAGATGCAGTGCAAGACGCACGATTCCGTTCTTGCCCTCACCCAAGACCTGCAGACGGCGCGAGCCCTCACCGTGATCTCGGCCGTGTTAGGGGCTGCCGGGCTGACAGTAACGATTGCAGGTGCCCAGTGTACCAACTGCCTCACAACCGAATCGGTAAAAGCCAAGGTTGTTAACGCTGGTGGAGTGATCTACATAATCAGTGGGCTATTTGCCCTGGCTCCTCTCTGCTGGATGGCCAACCGAATCATAGTCGACTTTTACGACCCTGCGGTGCCACCGTCCATGAAAAGAGAGATTGGAGCCTCGATCTACATCGGCTGGGCTGCAACGGCCCTGCTCCTGCTCGGGGGAACCTTGCTGTGTTGCTCCTGTCCTGAGAATGTGAGGGGCGCCTACTCCATCAAATATGCTCCCACTAAAAGCATCACTTCCAACGGTGAATTTGATAAAAAACATTATGTGTAG